Proteins encoded by one window of Armatimonadota bacterium:
- the lipA gene encoding lipoyl synthase — protein sequence MALPTATSAPLPRPPWLKARLPSGPNYQELVRIMRKLRLHTVCEEARCPNIGDCWERRTATFLILGNVCTRNCAYCAIAHGLPSEVDLQEPERVARAVQALGLRHAVITSVDRDDLRDGGAGIFAATIRKIRAYLPTCSVEVLIPDFKGDPDALRTVLDAGPDILNHNIETVRRIFRLVRTGGNYDRSLELLRRVKAWGYPCLTKSGLMVGLGETFEEVLETMRDLRAVGCDILTVGQYLSPGEGYWPVHRYVPPEEFAEIRRLGLQMGFRHVEAGPLVRSSYHADEQVKRAVASGP from the coding sequence AGGAGCTCGTGCGGATTATGCGGAAGCTCCGGCTGCACACGGTGTGCGAGGAGGCCCGCTGTCCCAACATCGGGGACTGCTGGGAACGGCGTACCGCCACGTTCCTGATCCTGGGCAACGTGTGCACCCGGAACTGTGCGTACTGCGCCATCGCCCATGGGCTTCCCAGCGAGGTGGACCTGCAGGAACCCGAGCGGGTAGCCCGGGCGGTGCAGGCTCTAGGGCTGCGGCATGCGGTGATCACCTCTGTGGACCGGGACGACCTGCGGGACGGAGGTGCGGGCATCTTCGCGGCCACCATCCGGAAGATCCGGGCCTACCTCCCCACCTGCAGCGTGGAGGTCCTGATTCCCGACTTCAAGGGGGATCCGGATGCTCTGCGCACCGTGCTGGACGCGGGCCCAGATATCCTCAACCACAACATTGAGACCGTGCGCCGGATCTTCCGCCTGGTGCGCACGGGGGGCAACTACGACCGATCCCTGGAGCTGCTGCGGCGGGTGAAGGCCTGGGGGTATCCCTGCCTCACGAAGAGCGGACTCATGGTGGGGTTGGGGGAGACCTTTGAAGAGGTCTTGGAGACCATGCGGGACCTTCGGGCGGTGGGCTGCGACATCCTCACCGTGGGGCAGTACCTGAGCCCCGGAGAGGGCTACTGGCCCGTGCACCGGTACGTGCCCCCGGAGGAGTTCGCGGAGATCCGGCGCCTCGGGCTCCAGATGGGCTTCCGACACGTGGAGGCCGGGCCGCTGGTGCGCAGCAGCTACCACGCGGACGAGCAGGTGAAGCGGGCGGTGGCTTCGGGGCCATGA
- a CDS encoding NAD(P)/FAD-dependent oxidoreductase, which yields MDVYDITIIGAGPTGLFATYYAGFRALRTKIIDSQSDLGGQVTALYPDKYIYDVAGFPKILGKDLIRNQIEQMMQYNPTVVLNERVERLDQLPDGTYKLTTHTGQEHFTRVVLIAAGIGAFTPKRYNRPELDRWEGRGLEFAVRNREDYRGKRVLVVGGGDSALDWALNLLPLVQELTLIHRRDQFRAHEDSVRKLLSSPARVKLFYELKALQGRDRVEAAVIFNNRTSEEEVLEVDAVLAFLGLVSDLGPIREWGLELYEDSIVVNTKMETNRPGIYAAGDVTYYPGKLKLIATGYGEAATAVNNAYTYLHPGAKAFPGHSSAIMEKKEKEAAKAGGR from the coding sequence ATGGACGTGTATGACATCACCATCATCGGGGCGGGCCCCACGGGGCTGTTTGCGACCTACTATGCGGGCTTTCGGGCCCTCCGGACCAAAATCATCGACAGTCAGTCGGACCTCGGGGGACAGGTGACGGCCCTGTACCCCGACAAGTACATCTACGACGTGGCGGGTTTCCCTAAGATCCTCGGGAAGGACCTCATCCGCAACCAGATCGAGCAGATGATGCAGTACAATCCCACCGTGGTGCTCAACGAGCGGGTGGAGCGGTTGGACCAGCTCCCGGACGGCACCTACAAGCTCACCACCCACACGGGGCAGGAGCACTTCACCCGGGTGGTCCTCATTGCAGCGGGCATCGGAGCCTTCACGCCCAAGAGGTACAACCGTCCGGAATTGGATCGGTGGGAGGGCCGGGGATTGGAGTTCGCGGTGCGGAACCGGGAGGACTACCGCGGCAAGCGGGTGCTGGTGGTGGGCGGAGGCGACAGTGCCTTGGACTGGGCCCTCAACCTCCTGCCCCTCGTCCAGGAGCTCACCCTCATCCACCGGCGGGACCAGTTCCGAGCCCACGAGGACTCCGTGCGCAAGCTCCTCTCGAGTCCCGCCCGGGTGAAGCTCTTCTACGAGCTGAAGGCCCTCCAGGGCCGGGACCGGGTGGAGGCCGCGGTGATCTTCAACAACCGCACCAGTGAGGAGGAGGTCTTGGAGGTGGATGCGGTGCTGGCCTTCCTGGGGCTCGTGAGCGACCTCGGCCCCATCCGGGAATGGGGCCTGGAGCTCTACGAGGACAGCATCGTGGTGAACACGAAGATGGAGACCAACCGCCCGGGCATCTACGCGGCCGGGGACGTCACATACTACCCGGGCAAGCTGAAGCTCATCGCCACGGGCTACGGGGAGGCGGCCACCGCGGTGAACAACGCGTACACCTACCTCCATCCCGGTGCCAAGGCCTTCCCCGGACACTCCAGCGCCATCATGGAGAAGAAGGAAAAGGAGGCCGCGAAGGCCGGAGGGCGCTGA
- the moeB gene encoding molybdopterin-synthase adenylyltransferase MoeB — protein sequence MVQAQSLLTEEQMQRYSRQIVLPEVGVAGQRRLLDSSVLIVGAGGLGSPAALYLAAAGVGTIGIVDGDRVDLTNLQRQILHFTHDVGRPKTQSARRTLEDVNPDVRVVTYQTVLTSENALEILRPYDVIVNGSDNFPTRYLVNDACVMLRKPLVDASILRWEGQATTFLPGRGCYRCLFPSPPPPGAVPSCAEGGIIGAVAGFLGSYQALEAIKILLGVGATLVNRLMLVDVLEGDIRYVRWQRNPRCPVCGDEPTIRELIDYEEFCGVPLPGRELHQPERRPEVTVAQAAELLGRAQFVDVREAWEVAQAHIPGMHWIPMGEVEARYGEISRDRPVVVYCASGQRSGKVTEWLRARGYDNVYNLAGGILAWQNAQQPVATGLPERVEAGKAR from the coding sequence GTGGTCCAGGCACAGTCGCTCCTCACAGAGGAGCAGATGCAACGGTACTCGAGGCAGATCGTGCTGCCGGAGGTGGGGGTCGCCGGGCAGCGGAGGCTGCTGGATAGCAGCGTTCTCATCGTGGGCGCGGGCGGGCTCGGCTCTCCCGCGGCCCTGTACCTGGCCGCGGCGGGGGTGGGGACCATCGGAATCGTGGACGGCGACCGGGTGGACCTCACCAACCTCCAGCGCCAGATCCTGCACTTCACCCACGACGTGGGCCGGCCCAAGACCCAGTCCGCCCGCCGGACCCTGGAGGACGTCAATCCGGACGTTCGGGTGGTGACCTACCAGACGGTGCTCACCAGCGAGAACGCCCTGGAGATCCTGCGACCCTACGACGTGATCGTGAACGGCTCGGACAACTTCCCCACCCGATACCTCGTGAACGACGCCTGCGTGATGTTGCGCAAGCCCCTGGTGGACGCCAGCATCCTCCGGTGGGAAGGGCAGGCGACCACCTTTCTCCCCGGGCGGGGATGCTACCGGTGCCTCTTCCCCTCCCCCCCACCGCCCGGGGCCGTCCCCTCCTGCGCGGAGGGGGGGATCATCGGGGCCGTGGCGGGGTTTCTGGGAAGCTACCAGGCCCTGGAGGCCATCAAGATCCTGCTGGGGGTCGGGGCCACGTTGGTCAACCGGCTCATGTTGGTAGATGTCCTGGAGGGGGACATCCGTTACGTACGCTGGCAGCGGAATCCCCGTTGCCCCGTGTGCGGGGACGAACCCACCATCCGGGAGCTCATCGACTACGAGGAGTTCTGCGGGGTGCCGCTGCCGGGCAGGGAGCTGCACCAGCCGGAGCGCAGGCCGGAGGTCACCGTGGCCCAAGCCGCGGAGCTGCTGGGCCGGGCCCAGTTCGTGGATGTACGGGAGGCCTGGGAGGTGGCCCAGGCCCACATCCCGGGGATGCACTGGATCCCCATGGGTGAGGTGGAGGCCCGGTACGGGGAGATCTCCCGGGACCGGCCCGTGGTGGTGTACTGCGCGAGCGGGCAACGCAGCGGCAAGGTCACCGAGTGGCTACGGGCCCGGGGCTATGACAACGTCTACAACTTGGCGGGCGGGATCCTGGCCTGGCAGAATGCCCAACAGCCCGTGGCCACGGGCCTCCCGGAGCGGGTGGAGGCGGGGAAGGCCCGCTAG
- a CDS encoding iron-sulfur cluster assembly accessory protein, with product MVITITPSAASKLRELVAQSGTADVYLRLFVTQGGCEGFSYGMALDTERREDDVVLEQHGIRLVVDPLTLRLMRGSCIEYRRTPMGEGFAVYNPRAVATCGCGHSFKVAEEEGQVEPCGEAEPV from the coding sequence ATGGTGATCACCATCACGCCGAGTGCGGCGAGCAAGCTTCGGGAGTTGGTGGCGCAGAGTGGGACTGCGGATGTCTACCTGCGCCTGTTCGTCACGCAAGGGGGGTGTGAGGGGTTCTCGTACGGGATGGCCCTGGACACGGAGCGGAGGGAGGATGACGTCGTCCTGGAGCAACACGGCATCCGGCTCGTGGTGGATCCCCTGACCCTGCGTCTGATGCGGGGGTCGTGCATCGAGTACCGGCGTACCCCCATGGGCGAGGGATTCGCGGTCTACAACCCGCGGGCAGTGGCCACCTGCGGCTGCGGCCACTCCTTCAAGGTGGCGGAGGAGGAGGGGCAGGTAGAGCCCTGCGGCGAGGCGGAGCCCGTGTGA
- a CDS encoding NifU family protein — MREALESQERDLYERVERVLETIRPYIQADGGDIELVDVQDGIVQIRLAGACVGCMYSLMTLQAGVERMLREEIPEIKAVEAVPF; from the coding sequence ATGCGCGAGGCGCTGGAAAGCCAGGAGCGGGATCTCTATGAGCGGGTGGAACGGGTCCTGGAAACCATCCGACCCTATATCCAAGCGGATGGCGGGGATATCGAGCTGGTGGATGTGCAGGACGGGATTGTACAGATCCGGCTGGCGGGTGCCTGTGTGGGGTGTATGTACTCCCTCATGACCCTGCAGGCGGGCGTGGAGCGCATGCTCCGGGAGGAAATTCCCGAGATCAAGGCCGTGGAGGCAGTTCCCTTCTAA
- a CDS encoding RtcB family protein, translating to MSSQVTTWTRVLRKVDDYRWMIPQDYKPGMRVPGLVYADEAMLHQIGQDQALEQVANVATLPGIVRYSLAMPDIHWGYGFPVGGVAAMRVEDGVISPGGVGYDINCGVRLLRTNLTEEEVRPRLRELVDELFRNVPSGVGSTGKVRVSMQEIDEVLAYGAQWAVRRGYGREEDLETIEAGGRLLDADPGKVSPRAKERGKDQIGTLGSGNHFLEVQVVEEVYDARAAKVMGIERPGQVVVFIHTGSRGLGYAVCEDYLRVADRAIRQYGITLPDRQLACMPFRSPEGQDYFRAMCCAANFAFANRQMITHWVRESFTRVLGRPLQEIGLEVVYDVAHNIAKLETYPVNGKTERLVVHRKGATRAFPPGHPEIPARYREIGQPVLIPGDMGRYSFVAVGTERAMEETFGSTCHGAGRVRSRKAALRELRGVDIARVLEQRGILVRAQNRSLLAEEASEAYKDVADVVEVCHHAGISYKVAKMRPLGVVKG from the coding sequence ATGTCCTCCCAGGTGACGACCTGGACCCGGGTTTTGCGGAAGGTAGACGATTACCGGTGGATGATCCCCCAGGACTACAAGCCGGGGATGCGGGTCCCGGGCCTCGTGTACGCGGACGAGGCCATGCTCCACCAGATCGGCCAGGACCAGGCCCTGGAGCAGGTGGCCAACGTGGCCACCCTGCCGGGGATCGTCCGGTACTCCCTGGCCATGCCGGACATCCACTGGGGCTACGGCTTCCCGGTGGGCGGGGTGGCGGCCATGCGGGTGGAGGATGGGGTCATCTCCCCCGGCGGCGTGGGCTACGACATCAACTGCGGCGTCCGGTTGCTCCGCACCAACCTCACGGAGGAGGAGGTACGGCCCAGGCTCCGGGAGCTGGTGGACGAGCTGTTCCGCAACGTGCCCTCCGGGGTAGGAAGCACCGGCAAGGTGCGGGTCTCCATGCAGGAGATCGACGAGGTCCTGGCGTACGGCGCCCAGTGGGCGGTGCGCCGGGGGTACGGACGGGAGGAGGATCTGGAGACCATCGAGGCGGGCGGGAGGCTCCTGGACGCGGATCCCGGGAAGGTAAGCCCGCGGGCCAAGGAGCGGGGAAAGGACCAGATCGGAACCCTGGGCTCCGGGAACCACTTCCTGGAGGTCCAGGTGGTGGAGGAGGTCTACGACGCGCGGGCCGCGAAGGTGATGGGCATCGAGCGGCCGGGACAGGTGGTGGTGTTCATCCACACGGGCTCCCGGGGCCTCGGGTACGCGGTGTGCGAGGACTACCTCCGGGTGGCGGACCGGGCCATCCGGCAGTACGGCATCACCCTTCCGGACCGACAGCTGGCGTGCATGCCCTTCCGCTCGCCGGAGGGTCAGGACTACTTCCGGGCCATGTGCTGCGCCGCCAACTTCGCGTTCGCGAACCGCCAGATGATCACCCACTGGGTGCGGGAGTCGTTCACGAGGGTGCTGGGACGGCCGCTTCAGGAGATCGGACTCGAGGTGGTCTACGACGTTGCCCACAACATCGCAAAGCTGGAGACCTATCCCGTGAACGGGAAGACGGAACGGCTGGTGGTTCACCGCAAGGGTGCCACCCGGGCGTTCCCGCCGGGCCACCCCGAGATCCCCGCCCGCTACCGAGAGATCGGGCAGCCCGTACTGATTCCCGGCGACATGGGACGGTACTCCTTTGTGGCGGTGGGCACCGAGCGGGCCATGGAGGAGACCTTCGGGAGCACCTGCCACGGTGCGGGCCGGGTGCGGAGCCGCAAGGCGGCCTTGCGGGAGCTGCGGGGGGTGGACATCGCCCGGGTCCTGGAGCAACGGGGGATCCTCGTGCGCGCCCAGAACCGCAGTCTCCTGGCGGAGGAGGCGAGCGAGGCCTATAAGGATGTGGCGGACGTGGTGGAGGTGTGCCACCACGCGGGGATCTCCTACAAGGTGGCGAAGATGCGGCCCCTGGGAGTGGTGAAGGGGTAA
- a CDS encoding acyl-CoA dehydrogenase family protein codes for MEFALTESHRILQQTVETFAAREIRPHASRWDEESQFPQELVCRLASLGLLGMTIPERYGGSGLDLVSQALVIERLAGADGSLALTVASHDGLAALHIAAFGSEAHRARYLPRLASGQALGAWCLTEPHAGSDAAAISTRAERRGDGYVLTGTKAFVTQGSVAGVYVVLAKTDSRAGRRGISAFLVERGTPGVRVEKRERKLGLRASDTTEVVFEEVEVPAENRLGGEGEGYAQALWVLERDRIGIGAMAIGLERAALEASLTYSRQRIAFGQPIAHFQAIQGMLADMHTELEAGWLLVLRAAWLADQGLPFRREASMAKLLASEAARRAAERAVQIHGGYGFIRDYPVERYYRDVKLCEIGEGTSEIQRLIIAKEIIGGSS; via the coding sequence GTGGAGTTCGCGCTCACGGAGTCCCACCGCATCCTGCAGCAGACCGTGGAGACTTTCGCGGCCCGGGAGATCCGGCCGCATGCGTCCCGGTGGGACGAGGAATCCCAGTTCCCTCAGGAGCTCGTTTGCCGTCTGGCCTCCCTAGGGTTGCTGGGGATGACGATCCCGGAGCGGTACGGGGGAAGCGGGCTGGATCTCGTAAGCCAGGCCCTGGTGATCGAGCGGCTGGCGGGGGCCGATGGCAGCCTGGCCCTCACCGTGGCCTCCCACGACGGTCTCGCTGCCTTGCACATCGCGGCTTTCGGGAGCGAAGCCCACAGGGCCCGCTATCTCCCCCGGCTCGCCTCCGGGCAGGCCCTGGGGGCTTGGTGCCTCACGGAGCCGCATGCGGGCAGCGACGCGGCCGCGATCTCGACCCGGGCGGAGCGACGGGGAGATGGCTATGTGCTCACGGGCACGAAGGCCTTCGTGACCCAGGGCTCGGTGGCGGGCGTGTACGTGGTGCTGGCGAAGACGGACTCCCGAGCCGGCCGCCGCGGCATCAGCGCCTTCCTGGTGGAGCGAGGCACTCCGGGCGTGCGGGTGGAAAAGCGGGAACGGAAACTGGGGCTGCGGGCCTCGGACACCACGGAGGTGGTTTTTGAGGAGGTGGAGGTCCCCGCGGAGAACCGCCTCGGCGGGGAAGGAGAGGGGTACGCGCAGGCCCTGTGGGTGCTGGAGCGGGACCGGATCGGGATCGGGGCCATGGCCATCGGCCTCGAGCGAGCGGCCCTGGAGGCGAGCCTCACCTACAGCCGGCAGCGCATCGCCTTCGGCCAGCCCATTGCGCACTTCCAGGCCATCCAGGGGATGCTGGCGGACATGCATACGGAGCTGGAGGCGGGGTGGCTGTTGGTCCTGCGGGCTGCCTGGCTGGCGGACCAGGGGCTTCCGTTCCGGAGGGAGGCGAGCATGGCGAAGCTGCTTGCCTCCGAAGCGGCCCGTAGGGCCGCGGAGCGTGCCGTACAGATCCACGGAGGCTACGGCTTCATCCGGGACTATCCCGTGGAGCGATACTATCGGGACGTGAAGCTCTGTGAGATCGGGGAGGGAACGAGCGAGATCCAGCGCCTCATCATCGCGAAGGAGATCATCGGAGGATCGTCATGA